Proteins encoded by one window of Ascochyta rabiei chromosome 1, complete sequence:
- a CDS encoding Chitobiosyldiphosphodolichol beta-mannosyltransferase produces the protein MFESLLSEKFSHGFDIVLGLALLLSSLFTIILLTLPSQYDPYMDRPRKVVDEEGKEVKVNGKDGRDPLDFKQGRTAQIVVLGDIGRSPRMQYHALSIAKHGGRVFLIGYQESEIHPDIVSSPLIEVVPLVPAPSFLRSSSKLLFPILAPLKVLWQVRSLYRALCYRSQPGRWMLVQNPPSIPTLAVASLVCLIRNTELVIDWHNFGYSILALKLGNSHPLVKISALYERVFAKAAKHHFTVTHAMARVLKDSYGVTAQALHDRPGPMFRPIDSQERSEFLSRLPETAQYAEDLTASTKTPWKLIVSSTSWTADEDFSLLLEALCTYSAQVAAKTNLPNILAIITGKGPQKEHYLSKIRALNQEKKLLNVVIQTAWLTTSDYAMLLAAADLGVSLHTSSSGVDLPMKVVDMFGAGLPVVGWGKFEAWPELVQENVNGKGFESSQQLADQLLALFGDQAGLLQTLKQGARRESENRWDGEWDRVGGKLFRLVD, from the exons ATGTTCGAGTCGCTGCTCTCGGAAAAGTTCAGCCATGGATTTGACATCGTCTTGGGCCTCGCACTGCTGCTGTCGTCCCTCTTCACCATCATTCTGCTGACCCTGCCATCTCAGTATGATCCGTACATGGACAGGCCGCGTAAGGTGGTCGATGAAGAGGGCAAGGAGGTCAAGGTGAATGGAAAGGATGGAAGGGATCCATTGGACTTCAAGCAAGGCAGAACGGCCCAGATTGTCGTCCTGGGAGACATTGGACGCTCACCCCGCATGCAATACCATGCTCTGAGCATTGCCAAACACGGCGGCAGGGTGTTTCTGATCGGCTATCAGG AGTCAGAGATACACCCGGATATCGTGTCCAGCCCGTTGATCGAGGTCGTGCCACTGGTGCCAGCACCTTCATTTCTTCGTTCCAGCAGCAAGCTGCTGTTTCCTATCCTGGCCCCTCTGAAAGTCCTTTGGCAAGTCAGAAGCCTTTACCGCGCTCTCTGCTACCGCTCGCAACCTGGACGATGGATGCTCGTACAGAACCCTCCCTCGATACCCACTCTCGCTGTAGCAAGTCTTGTCTGCCTCATTCGCAACACCGAACTCGTCATTGACTGGCACAACTTTGGCTACTCAATACTGGCACTCAAGCTCGGCAATAGTCATCCACTTGTAAAGATTTCTGCTCTGTATGAGAGAGTATTCGCGAAGGCTGCAAAGCATCACTTCACCGTCACTCACGCCATGGCCCGCGTACTAAAAGACTCGTATGGCGTGACAGCACAAGCGCTTCACGACCGTCCAGGTCCAATGTTCCGCCCCATCGACTCCCAAGAGCGATCCGAGTTCCTTTCCCGCCTCCCAGAGACCGCACAATACGCCGAGGACCTTACCGCATCGACCAAAACACCCTGGAAGCTGATAGTCAGCTCAACATCCTGGACTGCAGACGAGGACTTCTCTCTCCTCCTCGAAGCACTGTGCACCTACTCCGCGCAAGTGGCTGCGAAAACCAATCTACCCAACATCTTAGCCATCATCACCGGCAAGGGACCACAGAAGGAACACTACCTCTCCAAGATCCGCGCCCTGAACCAGGAAAAGAAGCTACTAAACGTCGTCATACAAACCGCCTGGCTCACAACCTCAGACTACGCCATGctcctcgccgccgccgacctGGGCGTCTCGCTCCACACGTCCTCCTCCGGCGTCGATCTACCCATGAAGGTCGTCGACATGTTCGGCGCGGGCCTACCAGTCGTAGGCTGGGGCAAGTTCGAAGCCTGGCCCGAGCTAGTCCAGGAGAACGTCAATGGCAAAGGGTTCGAGAGCTCGCAGCAGCTGGCCGACCAGCTTCTGGCTTTGTTCGGCGACCAGGCCGGGCTGCTGCAGACGCTGAAGCAGGGCGCGCGCAGGGAGAGCGAGAACAGGTGGGACGGCGAGTGGGATCGCGTTGGCGGGAAGCTGTTCAGGTTGGTGGACTGA
- a CDS encoding Putative zinc transporter msc2 → MASTYALPIAPTSHSHSHGRSQSQSQSQSQSQSQSQSQSPSQSQSQSPSQSQSQSHYFTAPSPNRSGRPKALSPVEEGKNPTSGHQHHRPDMSGQLYGAVRSPYAEYNSNAHNHSHGHSHSHSHAHSNSNGSSHTLASFANGRPNGRLGVDSPQTPRKNAAAAKYGLFSPVQESAPVLPSSSWLDLPEALTALLIPLPYLLATVAYPNAARKLPTTRSEAVVESEPALQVDTATNDAHLLHALFLTSATLLAVGLTARVRSGLDQPLDRRKADSSRSIAAALRDGAGLRQSLTNVSGVLLPFYAAMQIGGAKTALVLLTAVAAGLGATDQRPGKHTRWDDLKRTLRTRRTTVAVLLIGVIVDVTLWGHPACALFGYSALFTSIFAAPPPLPTAGWLLVTGNQTQDSYTSKGSSRASLPKPSSPLISTSEDTLLTCVSGVGLMAITLLLSFFTSPTTSFSPHTIVFTASSVASATALVFFSLPAALRSHRYVGLHLGGLLVIAFTGWQYLHDWHHTVFTALSYTLYACGIVWDTRSSHAHSYAHDHARADHGHSHDHKHEHHLHANPSRISAFLIARTTPGSIIHSVMIERDSRRIAYFGVLNLSFMVVQFFYGFVSGSLGLLTDSIHMLFDCAGLAVGLAAAVMSKWRPNARFPYGYGKIDTLSGFANGVFLLLVSLEIIFDAFERLWEGHELHRLNELLIVSILGFLVNIVGLTAFGHAHHGHGHSHDHGDHDHGHGHSHDNENMQGIFLHILADALGSVAVIISTLLTKYYGWSGWDPIASCIIAILIFLSAIPLVKSSGMRLMLSLPTDAEYGVRNTLQELSSLRGVVGYTVPKFWLEDEGAAHAEAHAKEHEHEHGHGGCSDGHDHDHSHAHGHEHKHSGHDHDHDHDHAHSHSHSLSNGHAHAHTHDHDHDHSHDHSHAPGKQRILGVMHIIASQAADLEDVRERTIQFLKGRNMDVVVHVEREGDGRCWCGGGNKTS, encoded by the exons ATGGCGTCCACGTACGCGCTGCCTATTGCGCCCACCTCGCATTCTCACAGCCATGGACGCTCGCAGTCCCAATCGCAGTCCCAATCGCAGTCCCAATCGCAGTCCCAATCGCAGTCTCCATCCCAGTCCCAGTCCCAGTCTCCATCCCAGTCCCAGTCCCAGTCGCACTATTTCACCGCACCCTCGCCCAACCGAAGCGGCCGCCCCAAGGCCTTGTCACCCGTAGAGGAAGGGAAGAACCCTACGTCAGGGCACCAACACCACAGACCAGACATGAGTGGGCAGCTGTATGGCGCGGTGCGTTCACCGTATGCCGAGTACAACAGCAATGCGCACAACCACAGCCACGGACACAGCCATTCTCACTCGCATGCCCACTCGAATTCGAATGGCTCCTCACACACGCTGGCTTCTTTTGCGAACGGCAGGCCGAATGGCAGACTTGGCGTAGACTCGCCGCAGACACCGAGGAAGAACGCAGCGGCTGCGAAGTACGGCCTGTTCTCGCCCGTACAAGAGTCCGCACCCGTGTTGCCGTCTTC CTCATGGCTGGACCTGCCCGAAGCACTCACGGCACTGCTCATACCCCTGCCATATCTCCTCGCCACAGTAGCGTACCCCAATGCTGCACGAAAGCTACCTACGACACGATCAGAAGCCGTTGTGGAAAGCGAGCCAGCACTTCAAGTTGACACTGCTACGAACGACGCACACCTCCTCCACGCCCTCTTCCTCACATCAGCGACACTGCTCGCAGTCGGACTCACTGCACGAGTTCGGTCGGGCTTGGATCAGCCGCTTGATAGGCGGAAGGCTGATAGCTCAAGGAGCATAGCTGCAGCATTGCGAGATGGTGCTGGCCTCAGACAGAGTCTTACAAACGTCTCTGGTGTCTTGCTACCGTTCTACGCGGCTATGCAGATAGGTGGCGCGAAAACAGCTCTAGTTCTCTTGACTGCCGTTGCTGCGGGACTTGGTGCCACGGACCAGAGACCTGGAAAGCACACGCGCTGGGATGATCTGAAAAGAACTCTGCGAACTCGAAGGACGACGGTCGCAGTCTTGCTCATTGGGGTGATTGTGGATGTCACCCTCTGGGGCCATCCGGCATGCGCCTTGTTTGGCTACAGTGCTTTGTTCACGTCGATATTCGCAGCTCCTCCGCCGCTACCCACAGCCGGCTGGTTGTTGGTCACTGGCAACCAGACCCAGGATTCGTACACAAGCAAAGGATCCTCGCGAGCCTCTTTGCCGAAGCCATCCTCGCCACTGATCAGCACGTCAGAAGACACGCTCCTAACCTGCGTATCTGGTGTTGGCTTGATGGCCATCACTCTCCTGTTGTCGTTTTTTACTTCTCCAACTACATCTTTCTCACCACATACTATCGTTTTCACAGCATCGTCGGTTGCATCGGCGACGGCGCTTGTATTCTTCTCGCTTCCCGCGGCCCTGCGAAGTCACCGGTACGTCGGGCTGCACCTCGGTGGTCTGCTCGTTATCGCTTTTACTGGATGGCAATATCTGCATGATTGGCATCACACGGTCTTCACCGCACTGAGTTACACGCTCTATGCTTGCGGTATTGTGTGGGATACTCGCTCTTCTCACGCACACTCGTATGCTCACGACCATGCACGTGCGGATCACGGCCACTCGCACGATCACAAGCATGAACACCATCTCCATGCAAACCCGTCACGAATCTCAGCGTTTCTTATCGCGCGTACGACACCAGGCTCCATTATCCACAGCGTCATGATTGAGCGGGACTCTCGACGTATTGCATATTTTGGAGTCCTGAACTTGAGTTTCATGGTCGTCCAGTTCTTTTACGGCTTCGTTAGCGGGTCTCTGGGTCTGCTCACCGACAGTATTCATATGCTGTTCGATTGCGCTGGTCTCGCTGTGGGCTTAGCAGCGGCAGTCATGAGTAAATGGCGTCCCAATGCTCGCTTTCCGTACGGTTATGGAAAGATCGATACCTTGTCTGGTTTCGCTAATGGTGTATTTCTTCT CCTTGTCAGTTTGGAAATCATTTTCGATGCGTTCGAACGCTTGTGGGAAGGCCATGAGCTGCACCGACTGAACGAGCTACTCATTGTTAGTATCCTAGGCTTCCTTGTCAATATTGTAGGCCTCACAGCCTTTGGACACGCACACCACGGACATGGACATTCTCACGACCATGGAGATCACGACCACGGCCACGGCCATTCGCACGACAACGAGAACATGCAGGGTATATTTCTGCACATCCTCGCCGATGCCCTCGGCTCTGTAGCCGTCATCATCTCCACATTACTCACCAAGTACTACGGCTGGTCCGGCTGGGATCCCATCGCATCGTGCATCATCGCCATTCTCATCTTCCTGTCTGCAATCCCACTCGTCAAGAGTTCCGGCATGCGCCTGATGCTGTCCCTTCCAACCGACGCAGAATACGGCGTACGCAACACGTTGCAGGAGCTTAGCTCGCTGCGAGGCGTCGTAGGCTACACGGTTCCCAAGTTCTGGCTGGAAGACGAGGGCGCCGCGCACGCCGAGGCCCACGCGAAAGAGCATGAACATGAGCACGGGCACGGGGGTTGCAGCGACGGACACGACCATGACCACAGCCACGCACACGGACACGAGCACAAGCACTCTGGacacgaccacgaccatgATCATGACCACGCGCATTCGCATTCTCATTCGCTATCGAACGgacacgcacacgcacatacacacgaccacgaccacgaccacagCCACGACCACAGCCACGCTCCAGGAAAGCAGCGGATCCTCGGCGTCATGCACATCATCGCGTCGCAGGCCGCGGATCTCGAAGACGTCCGCGAGCGCACGATCCAGTTCCTCAAGGGCCGCAACATGGACGTTGTGGTGCATGTGGAGAGGGAGGGCGACGGGCGCTGTTGGTGCGGCGGTGGGAACAAGACGAGCTGA
- a CDS encoding low-affinity methionine permease — translation MASHENQPLLSPSFSQTDSTKTSVESDDAQLPHEPIRSIEDDVLPETSTLGRTISWSSAYILVISRVIGSGIFATPGVIVKAVGSVGLSLSLWVLGAVIAACGLAVALEYGCMLPRSGGEKVYLEFTYRKPRYLASTLMAVQAVLLGFTASNCIVFAQYTLYAFDIEPTDFLRKSLAVGLLTAITIVHGCFRKTGIAIQNFLGWIKVGLVVFMIFSGLFVVVFKPQGLDGRRSHFPAGADVWKDTEWGWGTISTALFKVFYSYAGLNNVNNVLNEVRNPVRTLKSVSITALVTACILYSLVNIAYFIVIPLDEIKESKELIAALFFEKLFGATIGKVILPLAVALSGVGNVMVVTFALARLNQEIARQGFLPFPDLLASSKPFNAPLGGLVVHYIPSLLVIALPPSGEVYSFILEVEGYPGQIFALATSAGLLWLRYSRPDLKRPFRAWNSAVVLRIALCLALLAAPFFPPANQKDTGMWYATYAVVGISVIAFGFVYWYVWLKLLPRWRGYRVEEKAGVLDDGTTITQLVHVAI, via the exons ATGGCTTCACACGAAAATCAACCTCTACTATCACCTTCGTTCTCACAGACCGACAGCACCAAAACCTCCGTCGAGAGCGATGATGCACAACTTCCTCACGAGCCAATCCGCTCCATCGAGGACGATGTACTGCCAGAAACCTCGACGCTAGGGCGAACGATCTCGTGGTCCAGTGCGTACATCCTCGTCATCTCACGTGTTATCGGCAGCGGCATCTTCGCAACGCCTGGCGTCATTGTGAAGGCTGTGGGAAGTGTTGGCCTCAGTCTCTCGCTATGGGTGCTCGGCGCAGTCATTGCAGCTTGCGGGCTTGCTGTTGCTCTAGAGTACGGTTGTATGCTACCTCGATCTGGTGGCGAGAAGGTCTACCTGGAATTCACATATCGAAAGCCTCGTTACTTGGCCAGCACACTCATGGCTGTTCAGGCGGTACTTCTAGGTTTCACAGCCAGCAATTGCATCGTCTTCGCTCAATATACGCTTTATGCGTTCGACATCGAGCCTACCGACTTCCTCCGCAAAAGTCTGGCTGTGGGACTGCTCACTGCAATTACTATCGTCCACGGCTGTTTCAGGAAGACAGGCATTGCGATACAAAATTTTCTCGGCTGGATCAAGGTCGGTCTGGTAGTATTTATGATCTTCTCTGGATTGTTCGTCGTTGTCTTTAAACCTCAAGGGCTTGACGGGCGACGTAGCCATTTTCCGGCTGGGGCAGATGTATGGAAAGATACCGAGTGGGGTTGGGGTACCATCTCGACAGCGCTTTTCAAAGTGTTCTACTCGTACGCAGGGCTCAACAATGTGAACAACGTCCTTAACGAGGTCCGCAATCCGGTTCGAACGCTGAAATCGGTTTCAATAACTGCGCTTGTCACAGCATGCATCTTGTACTCTTTGGTCAACATCGCGTACTTTATTGTTATACCCCTGGACGAGATCAAAGAAAGCAAGGAGCTGATTGCAGCGTTGTTCTTTGAAAAGCTATTCGGAGCCACCATAGGTAAAGTTATATTGCCGCTTGCAGTAGCTTTGTCAGGCGTTGGTAACGTTATGGTTGTCACTTTTGCGCTG GCTCGACTCAACCAGGAGATTGCACGGCAAGGGTTTTTGCCTTTTCCGGATCTGCTAGCATCTTCGAAGCCGTTCAATGCCCCTCTTGGCGGTCTTGTCGTCCACTATATTCCCTCTCTGCTGGTCATCGCTCTTCCACCGTCAGGCGAGGTGTATTCCTTCATTCTTGAGGTCGAAGGCTATCCGGGCCAGATCTTTGCGTTAGCAACGTCAGCTGGTTTACTCTGGCTCCGCTATTCAAGGCCCGATCTCAAGAGGCCGTTCAGAGCTTGGAACTCGGCTGTAGTGCTGCGCATCGCTCTTTGCCTTGCCCTACTAGCTGCGCCATTCTTTCCGCCAGCGAATCAGAAAGACACAGGCATGTGGTACGCAACGTACGCCGTGGTCGGAATCAGCGT TATTGCATTTGGGTTTGTCTACTGGTATGTGTGGCTCAAGCTGCTTCCCAGATGGAGAGGTTACCGGGTAGAAGAGAAAGCTGGTGTCTTGGACGACGGTACAACTATCACCCAGTTGGTTCATGTAGCTATATGA